CGATCCCAACAGGCGACAATTGCTCAAGGCCTCGACGGCTGCCGTGGGTGGCGCCGCCGCCTCCGGCTTCGCGCCGCAAGCGGTGGCCGCCGCCGCCGCCCAGCCGACCGCGTCGACCACGCCCGCCACCATGAGCATCCTGTTGCGGGTCAACGGTACCGAGCACCAGCTGATGGTCGATCCGCGCATCACCTTGCTCGACGCCCTGCGCGAGCGCCTGCACCTGACCGGGTCCAAGAAGGGCTGCGACCAGGGCCAGTGTGGCGCCTGCACGGTGCTGATCGACGGCCGCCGCACCACATCTTGCCTGACGCTGGCGGTGATGCAGGAAGGCCACGACATCACGACCATCGAGGGCCTGGGCACGCCCACCAGCCTGCATCCGCTGCAGGCAGCCTTTATCAAGCACGACGGGTTCCAGTGCGGCTTTTGCACCCCCGGCCAGATCTGTTCGGCCGTCGGCATGCTGGCCGAGGTGAAGGCCGGGATGCCGAGCCACGTCACGGCCGACCTGAACGCCGCCATCGAGCCCGGCGACATGGAATTTCGCGAGCGCATGAGCGGCAACCTGTGCCGCTGCGGTGCGTATTCGAATATCCAAGAAGCAATTGCCGAAGTAGCCGGCATGCCTGGACAGGCACCTTCTGCAACGCCGGGAGCCAAGCAATGAAAGCCTTTACCTACGAACGCGCGGGCACACCGGCTGAGGCCGCGGCCGCGGCGGCCCGCATCCCCGGTTCGCGCTTCATTGCGGGCGGCACCAATTTACTCGACCTGATGAAGCTCCAGATCGAAACCCCGAGCCACCTGATCGACGTAAACGACCTCGCGCTCGACCGCGTCGAGCCCATCGCGGGCGGCGGTTTGCGCATTGGCGCGCTGGTACGCAATTCCGACCTGGCCAATGACCCCACGGTGAAGCGCGACTATGGCGTGCTCGCGCGCGCCCTGCTGGCCGGCGCCTCGGGCCAGCTGCGCAACCAGGCCACCACCGGCGGCAACCTGCTGCAGCGCACCCGCTGCCCGTATTTCTACGATACCAACCAGCCCTGCAACAAGCGACAGCCGGACAGCGGCTGCAGCGCGCTGCCCGGTTTCAGCCG
Above is a genomic segment from Massilia sp. H6 containing:
- the paoA gene encoding aldehyde dehydrogenase iron-sulfur subunit PaoA, giving the protein MPDFDPNRRQLLKASTAAVGGAAASGFAPQAVAAAAAQPTASTTPATMSILLRVNGTEHQLMVDPRITLLDALRERLHLTGSKKGCDQGQCGACTVLIDGRRTTSCLTLAVMQEGHDITTIEGLGTPTSLHPLQAAFIKHDGFQCGFCTPGQICSAVGMLAEVKAGMPSHVTADLNAAIEPGDMEFRERMSGNLCRCGAYSNIQEAIAEVAGMPGQAPSATPGAKQ